The following are encoded together in the Branchiostoma floridae strain S238N-H82 unplaced genomic scaffold, Bfl_VNyyK Sc7u5tJ_1439, whole genome shotgun sequence genome:
- the LOC118407613 gene encoding zinc finger protein 665-like, protein MDKHVSEKHASESLHYMCWQCGFRTDDKSGLSQHMETHAKPYRCDQCGYSVANKTDLDIHLAKHAGEKPYMCGECGYRANQKSRLSRHMKIHTGEKPYKCDQCNYSTARKGTLDHHRTRHAGEKPYMCGECGYRTTQKSHLSQHMRTHTGQKPYKCDQCDYSAAQKSSLNKHIANNSCEKLYMCGECGYRTVRKAVLTRHMKVHAVDKSCKCGQCDDSAIQERKHTDEKPYMCGECGFKAAWKSTLSRHMRTHTGEKPYKCDLCDYSATHKSSLDRHQRKHTGEKPYMCGKCGYQTAKSSDLSRHMRVHTGEKPYRCDLCDVLLKSNLDRHMATHTGEKPYGCEQCEYRTAHKSALARHIKTHTGEKPYKCDQCDYSAALKFTLDKHVATHSGDKPFVCPECGYKATQSGTLLQHMRTHTGEKPYKCGQCDYSATQKTNLDKHMRKHTHSSVNAELKQNSELKHFNDN, encoded by the exons ATGGATAAACATGTCAGTGAGAAACATGCCAGCGAGAGTCTACACTACATGTGTTGGCAATGTGGGTTCAGAACGGACGACAAGTCTGGCCTTTCCCAGCACATGGAGACACATGCAAAACCCTACAGATGCGACCAGTGTGGCTATTCTGTTGCAAACAAGACTGATCTGGACATTCATCTGGCAAAACACGcgggtgagaagccctacatgtgtggggagtgtgggtacagggcgaaTCAGAAGTCTcgcttatcccgacatatgaaaatccatacaggagaaaaaccctacaagtgtgaccagtgtaactattcaACAGCACGAAAAGGCACTTTGGACCATCATCGCACAAGACacgctggtgagaaaccctacatgtgtggggagtgtgggtacaggacaactcaaaagtctcacctatcccaacacatgagaacacacacagggcaaaagccctacaagtgtgaccagtgtgactattctgctgcacagaaatcttCCTTGAACAAACATATAGCAAACAACAGCTGTGAGAAGctctacatgtgcggggagtgtgggtacaggacggttCGAAAGGCTGTCTTAACCCGACACATGAAAGTCCATGCAGTAGACAAATCTTGTAAATGTGGCCAGTGTGACGATTCTGCGATACAGGAAAGAAaacacactgatgagaaaccctacatgtgtggggagtgtggtttCAAGGCAGCTTGGaagtctaccttatcccgacacatgagaacccatacaggggaaaaaccctacaagtgtgacctgtgtgactattctgctacacataaatccagtttggacagacatcaaaggaaacacaccggtgagaaaccctacatgtgtgggaagtgCGGGTACCAAACGGCTAAGAGCTCcgacttatcccgacacatgagagtccacacaggagagaaaccctacaggtgtgacctgtgtgacgtATTACTGAAATCTAATCTAGACCGACACATGGcaacccacacaggtgagaaaccctatggTTGCGAGCAGTGTGAGTACAGAACAGCTCACAAGTCTGCCTTAGCCCGACACATCAagacccacacaggagagaaaccctacaagtgtgaccagtgtgactattctgctgcactgaaATTCACTTTGGACAAACATGTAGCAACACACAGTGGTGATAAACCCTTTGTTTGTCCGGAGTGTGGATACAAGGCAACGCAAAGCGGTACTTTActccaacatatgagaacccacacaggagaaaaaccctacaagtgtggccagtgtgactattctgcaacacagaAAACCAATTTGGATAAGCATATGAGGAAACATACACACAGCAGTGTGAATGCAGAACTGAAACAGAATTCAGAA CTGAAACACTTCAATGATAACTAG